From a region of the Daphnia magna isolate NIES linkage group LG1, ASM2063170v1.1, whole genome shotgun sequence genome:
- the LOC123469743 gene encoding uncharacterized protein LOC123469743 isoform X2, giving the protein MKEYPRFKDFQNGSLVEFQLLYPDAKNFEKVFKEKFLFKILALANKKNIDIPDCPDECLKAVFVLLKLTPSIVKLRKVNFRLITERLIVFLKDNADLIQLSETRDPHLKQPFICCMGTMETPTNFWIVIDRDIILCGNDFATAFVNLFCSFYAFNLNFPQYLESFYGFF; this is encoded by the exons GTAGAATTTCAGTTACTCTATCCCGATGCCAAGAACTTCGAAAAagtctttaaagaaaaattcttatttaaaatattggctctggctaataaaaaaaacattgacattcCTGACTGCCCTGACG AATGTCTTAAGGCCGTTTTCGTGTTACTAAAGCTGACTCCAAGCATCGTTAAACTCCGAAAAgttaattttcgtttgattacGGAACGACTGATAGTCTTTTTAAag GATAATGCTGACTTGATTCAATTAAGCGAAACGCGAGACCCTCATTTGAAGCAGCCATTCATCTGCTGCATGGGAACGATGGAAACTCCTACAAACTTCTGGATTGTTATCGATCGTGATATAATACTGTGTGGTAACGACTTTGCAACTGCTTTCGTTAacttgttttgctcgttttatgcatttaatttaaatttccctCAGTATTTGGAATCATTTTATGGATTTTTTTGA
- the LOC123469743 gene encoding uncharacterized protein LOC123469743 isoform X1, giving the protein MKEYPRFKDFQNGSLFQVEFQLLYPDAKNFEKVFKEKFLFKILALANKKNIDIPDCPDECLKAVFVLLKLTPSIVKLRKVNFRLITERLIVFLKDNADLIQLSETRDPHLKQPFICCMGTMETPTNFWIVIDRDIILCGNDFATAFVNLFCSFYAFNLNFPQYLESFYGFF; this is encoded by the exons TTTCAGGTAGAATTTCAGTTACTCTATCCCGATGCCAAGAACTTCGAAAAagtctttaaagaaaaattcttatttaaaatattggctctggctaataaaaaaaacattgacattcCTGACTGCCCTGACG AATGTCTTAAGGCCGTTTTCGTGTTACTAAAGCTGACTCCAAGCATCGTTAAACTCCGAAAAgttaattttcgtttgattacGGAACGACTGATAGTCTTTTTAAag GATAATGCTGACTTGATTCAATTAAGCGAAACGCGAGACCCTCATTTGAAGCAGCCATTCATCTGCTGCATGGGAACGATGGAAACTCCTACAAACTTCTGGATTGTTATCGATCGTGATATAATACTGTGTGGTAACGACTTTGCAACTGCTTTCGTTAacttgttttgctcgttttatgcatttaatttaaatttccctCAGTATTTGGAATCATTTTATGGATTTTTTTGA